In one window of Kosmotoga pacifica DNA:
- the rpiB gene encoding ribose 5-phosphate isomerase B — translation MKIAIASDHAGYRLKENLIPYLRELGHQVEDLGTYSEDSVDYPDFAARVARKVMSGTCDRGLLICGTGIGMSIAANKYKGVRAALCLFPEMAELARKHNDANVLVLAGRLTGFELAHWIVKTFFETEFEGGRHGRRVEKIERNPLEETGGTS, via the coding sequence ATGAAAATAGCGATAGCATCTGATCACGCCGGTTATCGCCTTAAAGAGAACTTGATCCCCTATTTAAGGGAATTAGGGCATCAAGTAGAAGACCTAGGTACCTATTCGGAAGATTCTGTGGATTATCCTGATTTCGCAGCCCGGGTTGCGCGGAAAGTCATGTCCGGAACCTGCGACAGGGGTTTGCTAATCTGCGGTACAGGAATCGGCATGTCAATAGCCGCAAACAAATATAAGGGAGTAAGAGCGGCTCTCTGTCTTTTCCCGGAAATGGCAGAGTTGGCTAGAAAGCACAACGATGCCAACGTACTCGTTCTCGCCGGAAGGCTAACGGGATTCGAACTGGCCCACTGGATAGTTAAAACGTTTTTTGAAACGGAGTTTGAAGGTGGCAGACACGGCAGGAGAGTTGAGAAGATAGAAAGGAATCCCCTTGAAGAAACGGGTGGGACGAGCTGA
- the thyX gene encoding FAD-dependent thymidylate synthase translates to MEIKVLDRGFVRLVEVFGDDFSAVQAARVSYGKGLTTPERDKNLIDYLMNHGHHSPFEHIVFKFHLKLPIFVMRQLVRHRIASINERSGRYTEFKEDWYIPERVRIPDPVNKQGSVISDNDTLNEEAIELIEKTIENTFITYNKLLAMGVARELARIVLPTAMYTECYWTINARSLMNFLNLRADSHAQWEMQQYAFAIAEIFHKKCPLTYEAFIKYGYTGDLLKIDER, encoded by the coding sequence GTGGAAATAAAAGTGCTTGATAGAGGTTTTGTGAGGCTCGTTGAAGTGTTCGGAGATGATTTTTCTGCTGTTCAGGCGGCGAGGGTAAGTTACGGAAAGGGTCTGACAACCCCTGAAAGGGATAAGAATTTAATCGATTACCTGATGAACCATGGGCATCATTCACCTTTTGAACACATAGTTTTCAAATTTCATCTCAAACTTCCCATATTTGTCATGCGCCAGCTTGTAAGACACCGAATCGCTTCGATAAACGAAAGAAGTGGACGGTATACCGAATTCAAAGAAGATTGGTATATTCCAGAACGTGTCAGAATACCAGATCCTGTAAACAAACAGGGTTCGGTGATAAGTGACAATGATACGCTTAATGAAGAAGCTATAGAATTAATTGAGAAAACCATTGAAAATACCTTTATAACCTACAATAAACTTTTAGCGATGGGAGTGGCACGGGAGCTCGCCAGGATAGTACTCCCGACGGCCATGTATACAGAGTGTTATTGGACGATCAACGCAAGGAGTCTCATGAATTTCTTGAATCTCAGAGCTGATTCCCATGCGCAATGGGAAATGCAGCAATACGCATTTGCCATAGCTGAGATTTTTCATAAAAAGTGCCCTTTGACATACGAGGCTTTCATTAAGTATGGTTATACAGGTGACCTATTGAAGATAGACGAGAGGTGA
- a CDS encoding tetratricopeptide repeat protein, with product MIKRIFLFLFVFSFSIMLGVSVEDAVDLILSPDYIYNISSLEEVGDTELALKAIGNGLVYIETLEWNYKDRFFDYLERVRTENLPKDFQYSLEIVETLVATSTVSSLNLIDFEKTSDLSKAVAVRIYFLDWQQTKDPNSGKKATTFAQELIDRYPNAYFLYKVLFYYHSHSSFGSKEFFEALRQKAIILNPDDDILATIIEGEYNLGMYAELLEDYELMDIPDDNSRFFAAYANIKLGQLGTAEIILKNTAMSKLPKKYASVAYQELGKIAEEEGNVDSAIFYYRKAIENDSNNRQAMIRLGLAYLNSDEKDRYTLARFYLEMSGMEEYDDQVASTLQFLRRKLILDIILKQIGPLIGAVVFGLFFLEYFFNRRRKKQEERAKKES from the coding sequence ATGATCAAGAGAATTTTTCTTTTCTTGTTCGTCTTTAGTTTCAGCATAATGTTGGGTGTGAGTGTTGAGGACGCGGTTGATCTGATACTTTCGCCTGATTATATTTATAATATCTCTTCACTTGAAGAGGTAGGCGATACAGAACTCGCGCTGAAAGCAATTGGAAACGGTCTGGTTTATATTGAAACACTCGAATGGAATTACAAAGATAGGTTCTTCGATTACCTGGAAAGGGTCAGAACTGAAAACCTTCCGAAGGACTTCCAGTATTCACTTGAAATAGTGGAAACTCTGGTAGCAACTTCCACTGTGAGCAGTCTCAACCTCATCGATTTCGAAAAGACTTCCGATCTGTCAAAAGCAGTAGCTGTAAGGATCTATTTTCTTGATTGGCAACAAACGAAGGACCCGAATTCTGGAAAGAAAGCAACTACCTTTGCTCAAGAACTCATCGATAGATATCCAAACGCATATTTCCTGTACAAAGTGCTGTTTTATTACCACTCACATTCGAGTTTTGGTTCCAAAGAGTTTTTTGAAGCCCTAAGGCAGAAGGCCATCATTCTGAATCCAGATGATGATATACTGGCGACGATAATTGAAGGTGAGTATAATCTTGGAATGTATGCTGAATTACTCGAAGACTACGAACTAATGGATATACCAGACGACAATTCGCGATTTTTTGCTGCGTATGCCAACATAAAACTGGGACAGCTTGGAACTGCTGAAATAATTCTCAAGAACACAGCGATGTCGAAGCTGCCGAAGAAATATGCTTCCGTTGCTTATCAAGAGCTGGGGAAAATCGCTGAGGAAGAAGGCAACGTAGACTCTGCAATATTTTACTACAGGAAAGCTATCGAAAACGATTCGAATAACCGCCAGGCAATGATTAGATTGGGACTGGCTTACCTGAATTCCGACGAGAAAGACCGGTATACATTAGCACGTTTCTATCTCGAAATGAGCGGTATGGAGGAGTATGATGATCAGGTAGCTTCGACCCTTCAGTTTTTGAGACGAAAATTGATACTGGACATCATTTTGAAACAGATTGGTCCATTAATTGGCGCAGTGGTTTTTGGCCTATTTTTCCTGGAATACTTCTTTAATAGACGAAGAAAAAAACAGGAAGAACGCGCGAAGAAGGAGAGCTAA
- a CDS encoding ATP-binding protein, whose translation MGMRTIADHILDIYQNAVDSGASRINLEIKEMSGQLFSFKVTDNGKGISREKLSEVLDPFYTEKKKSKKFGLGLPLLKQAAESTGGVFELSSEAGRGTEVFATFILSNIDCQPIGDLVQTLVAVIQMSDDIEWVIYREKDGSGYEFSRTDFVRALGNDFSVNPVKIKLVREVIAGAEASL comes from the coding sequence ATGGGAATGAGGACAATAGCCGATCATATACTGGATATTTACCAGAATGCTGTCGACTCTGGGGCAAGCAGGATCAATCTTGAAATCAAGGAAATGAGTGGACAGCTCTTTTCTTTCAAGGTCACGGACAATGGAAAAGGAATCAGTCGTGAAAAGCTTTCAGAAGTCCTTGACCCCTTTTACACGGAAAAGAAAAAATCCAAAAAATTCGGACTGGGGTTACCTTTATTAAAACAGGCCGCAGAGTCCACCGGTGGCGTGTTCGAACTGTCGTCGGAAGCAGGTCGAGGAACGGAAGTTTTCGCGACTTTTATATTATCTAATATTGATTGTCAACCCATTGGCGACCTGGTTCAAACGCTGGTGGCAGTTATACAGATGAGTGATGACATCGAGTGGGTGATATATCGTGAAAAGGACGGTTCGGGCTATGAATTTTCCCGAACTGACTTTGTCAGGGCTTTGGGGAACGATTTTTCTGTAAATCCAGTCAAAATAAAGCTGGTACGGGAAGTTATTGCCGGTGCTGAAGCATCACTCTGA
- a CDS encoding histone deacetylase family protein: MKVFYDRRHLLHSPQKELDNGEWIENPEKPMRIESIRERMENFFGYTIQESEYHFESYIYLIHEPEYVSWLKKKSNEIESGKEYFPEVFGHDKVFDTGTPITKAAYTVSLAAVATTLSAVDSILDGESVTYALCRPPGHHATRSLAGGYCYFNNAAIAARYYQKYTQGYVAILDLDFHHGNGTQEIFYEDSSVLYVSIHGSPEKYYPWISGHSWEIGEGEGLGYNFNFPLPGDITGSEYLGALEKALIEIENFDPDLLIVSLGFDTHTEDPVGYFSLVDSDYYMVGKQLNELDIPLLIVQEGGYNAEANARAAVNFFSGMLK, encoded by the coding sequence ATGAAAGTCTTCTATGACCGGCGTCATTTGTTGCACTCACCTCAAAAGGAGCTCGACAACGGCGAGTGGATTGAAAACCCAGAGAAACCTATGAGGATAGAATCGATACGTGAACGAATGGAGAACTTTTTCGGATATACGATACAGGAAAGTGAATACCACTTCGAGTCGTACATTTACCTGATCCACGAACCGGAGTATGTGAGCTGGTTAAAAAAGAAGTCGAATGAAATTGAATCCGGGAAAGAATACTTTCCAGAAGTTTTCGGTCATGACAAGGTCTTCGATACAGGTACTCCCATTACAAAAGCCGCTTACACCGTATCATTAGCTGCGGTCGCAACAACTCTTTCAGCGGTCGATTCGATTCTCGATGGAGAAAGCGTAACATACGCCCTCTGCAGACCACCGGGACATCATGCAACCCGTTCTCTTGCTGGTGGATATTGTTATTTTAACAACGCAGCCATCGCGGCGAGATACTATCAAAAATACACACAGGGATATGTGGCTATTCTGGACCTTGACTTCCATCATGGTAACGGAACACAGGAAATATTCTATGAGGATTCCAGTGTGCTTTACGTATCCATTCATGGTTCACCGGAGAAATATTATCCCTGGATCAGCGGCCATAGTTGGGAAATCGGTGAAGGCGAAGGTCTGGGATATAACTTTAACTTCCCGCTACCGGGTGATATCACTGGTTCTGAATATCTAGGGGCTCTCGAGAAGGCCCTTATAGAAATTGAAAATTTTGATCCTGATCTTCTCATAGTTTCCCTCGGATTCGATACCCATACCGAAGACCCTGTGGGATACTTTTCACTTGTCGATAGCGATTATTATATGGTAGGAAAGCAATTGAATGAACTCGATATACCATTGTTAATAGTTCAAGAGGGTGGTTACAACGCGGAAGCAAATGCAAGGGCAGCGGTGAACTTTTTCAGCGGAATGTTAAAATGA
- a CDS encoding CBS domain-containing protein yields MSEDRVDELLQKLQKYFSHITAAEIMNQNVITLTPERTLWQAKELMKIRKISGIPVVNDKKQLIGIVSIEDIIVALEKGCIKDSIEEHMTKKVVSFSPAESLDSIISKFERYHFGRFPVIDESGKILGVISKKDIIRTILERFRLIYVHDERRSQILEKEAEWFDRSLITGDYVKKSDADFTFRIDYTDVDLAGAGAAKLKAFLNKKELDERLVRRVAIATYEAEVNVVIHSESEGCIYCWVEKDCIKVRVEDHGKGIENVEQAMKEGYSTATDHIRELGFGAGMGLPNMRRYSDKMVVMSEVGKGVVVEMIFCERGRT; encoded by the coding sequence ATGAGCGAAGACAGGGTGGATGAACTCCTGCAGAAACTGCAGAAGTACTTTTCGCATATAACAGCTGCGGAGATCATGAACCAAAACGTAATAACTCTCACACCGGAACGGACGCTTTGGCAAGCAAAAGAGCTCATGAAGATACGAAAGATTTCAGGGATACCTGTAGTCAATGACAAGAAGCAACTTATTGGCATAGTGAGTATAGAAGACATCATTGTAGCCCTGGAAAAAGGGTGTATCAAGGACTCCATAGAAGAACATATGACGAAGAAAGTAGTCAGTTTTTCACCTGCCGAGTCGCTCGATTCCATCATTTCAAAGTTCGAACGTTATCATTTTGGAAGGTTTCCCGTCATCGATGAGAGTGGGAAAATACTCGGCGTTATCTCAAAAAAAGATATCATAAGAACCATTTTAGAGAGATTTCGCTTGATTTATGTGCACGATGAACGCCGTTCCCAGATCCTTGAAAAAGAAGCAGAATGGTTTGATAGATCGCTTATAACCGGTGATTATGTTAAAAAGAGCGATGCCGACTTCACCTTCCGTATAGATTATACCGATGTGGATCTTGCGGGAGCCGGTGCGGCAAAACTTAAAGCCTTTCTCAATAAAAAGGAACTCGATGAAAGGCTGGTTAGGCGTGTGGCTATCGCTACGTATGAAGCAGAGGTCAATGTCGTCATCCACAGTGAGAGTGAGGGTTGTATATATTGCTGGGTCGAAAAGGACTGTATAAAGGTGAGGGTTGAGGATCACGGAAAGGGAATTGAAAATGTGGAACAAGCAATGAAAGAGGGTTACTCCACAGCAACTGACCATATAAGGGAACTCGGTTTTGGTGCTGGTATGGGCTTGCCGAATATGAGAAGGTACTCCGACAAGATGGTTGTTATGTCCGAAGTGGGGAAAGGTGTTGTTGTTGAAATGATATTTTGCGAGAGGGGGAGAACATAA
- a CDS encoding BamA/OMP85 family outer membrane protein, with amino-acid sequence MKSKKIFLVLLIALSLTVVFAGPVTVRKISIDGNEKLSRGEILEMLSIPLRTQIEQESLEASVSALKDSGYFEAVSFSFDESSGLLSVTVKEYPPVIASFSYFGPKLINVDTLEASGLSFKNGYPMKPYNLIYEIPRTKEKLAALFEERGYFEPFYEIEWETSPEKSKILSEEVDGPIEVHFIVKTYYLWDIELQGDFSEEVISILKDRLKLKTLKSYYDKQPIARLLLKKKDYTPKKEDIINAVKNLYSSYILNKEGPWDQRGVYQLMVLTLNNAFQNIKTAEVPSGVEPSKVITFYLKPADYIENPMELKSIFIEGNENLSELQILTTSGLKEGETVTNEKIALAVDSVYKLFSESGYLFTSITTSVDAEKGFLKFGIHEPKVRDIRIEFVDNQKTREYLIWDKIVIQKGKTLNLKDYRNTYAFLNATNYFESVVINPVPIDKDTLDVVITLDEKEKNGKFMGGGGWQNGLNLNLDVGILNPFGYGQDIATKLTVSIPIKGDKKVEFDETLGATTTTTSSPTYNITLNYTLPKVGGSNWDLQTSAAFNYYGKTEITEEDATVTTTSSRYTEISFAFSPKYRISAASKFGFSTGFEFISKESIVATESTSPSSETENTGFDGLYLSANYDFSTRDDLLRPNSGSEFSFAVYMRGLLGSFNQEFLGLRAGYKKFIRLGETDEFAQSNTNPVIGLRLSIEQLLPLNNGVYEKYLLSPDFFIRVKTSSLLGQHSYGVTAGSLQLRFPLSNGSVPVDLTAFVDAVFYRNDPTSWDIIGMDNVIDFGLSLDLSIPMIGVIRVGYGYNSYLFSETTEPYWGTFFFGFGPAF; translated from the coding sequence ATGAAGAGCAAAAAAATATTTCTGGTACTGCTGATCGCTCTTTCCCTGACCGTAGTGTTCGCTGGGCCAGTAACGGTGAGAAAAATATCCATTGACGGAAATGAGAAGCTCTCAAGAGGGGAAATCTTGGAAATGCTCTCTATTCCGCTGAGAACACAAATAGAGCAGGAAAGCCTGGAAGCATCGGTTTCCGCTTTGAAAGACAGCGGATATTTTGAAGCTGTGAGTTTCTCATTTGATGAGAGTAGCGGACTTCTGAGTGTGACTGTGAAAGAATACCCACCTGTGATTGCTAGTTTTAGCTATTTTGGCCCAAAACTCATCAACGTTGATACTCTAGAAGCTTCGGGCTTGAGTTTTAAGAATGGTTATCCCATGAAACCTTACAACCTAATTTATGAAATACCTCGTACTAAGGAAAAGCTCGCAGCACTTTTCGAAGAAAGGGGTTACTTCGAACCATTCTATGAGATAGAGTGGGAGACTTCTCCTGAAAAGAGCAAGATCCTGAGTGAAGAAGTAGATGGCCCCATCGAAGTACATTTTATTGTCAAGACCTATTACCTGTGGGATATTGAACTTCAGGGAGATTTCTCAGAGGAAGTCATTTCCATTCTAAAAGACAGGTTAAAACTGAAAACACTTAAATCTTATTATGATAAGCAACCGATCGCAAGGTTACTCTTGAAAAAGAAAGATTATACACCCAAGAAAGAAGACATCATAAACGCCGTTAAAAATCTGTACAGTTCATATATCTTGAATAAGGAGGGTCCATGGGATCAAAGAGGAGTGTACCAACTTATGGTCCTCACACTGAACAACGCCTTCCAAAATATAAAAACAGCTGAAGTTCCCAGCGGAGTCGAACCCTCGAAGGTAATCACTTTCTACTTGAAGCCCGCAGATTATATAGAAAACCCCATGGAACTGAAAAGTATATTCATTGAAGGAAACGAAAACCTATCAGAATTGCAGATACTCACAACCTCTGGTCTGAAAGAAGGCGAGACGGTTACGAATGAGAAAATCGCTCTGGCCGTAGATTCAGTATACAAACTATTCTCAGAGAGCGGTTATCTTTTCACTTCAATCACGACCTCTGTTGATGCCGAAAAAGGATTTTTGAAGTTTGGTATTCACGAACCAAAAGTTAGAGATATACGAATCGAATTTGTAGATAATCAAAAAACCCGGGAATACCTCATCTGGGACAAAATAGTGATTCAAAAGGGTAAGACACTAAATCTGAAAGACTATAGAAATACTTACGCTTTCTTAAATGCCACTAACTATTTCGAATCTGTAGTGATAAATCCTGTGCCGATAGACAAAGATACACTGGACGTAGTTATAACACTCGATGAAAAGGAAAAGAATGGAAAGTTCATGGGTGGAGGCGGCTGGCAGAATGGTCTCAATCTCAACCTTGATGTGGGCATTTTGAATCCTTTTGGCTACGGTCAGGATATAGCCACGAAGCTGACAGTGAGCATACCAATAAAGGGTGATAAGAAGGTAGAATTCGACGAAACATTGGGTGCTACGACGACAACCACGAGTTCTCCCACATACAATATCACACTCAATTACACGCTCCCTAAAGTGGGAGGCTCTAACTGGGATCTCCAGACTTCGGCGGCGTTCAACTATTATGGGAAGACAGAAATAACCGAAGAAGATGCCACTGTGACCACTACATCATCAAGATACACCGAGATCAGTTTCGCTTTCTCACCAAAATATCGCATCTCTGCAGCTTCTAAATTCGGTTTTTCAACAGGTTTTGAGTTTATTTCAAAGGAATCAATAGTTGCCACCGAGTCAACATCACCTTCCAGCGAGACTGAGAACACGGGATTTGATGGCCTTTATCTTTCGGCTAATTATGATTTTAGTACCAGAGATGACCTCTTAAGACCAAATTCGGGTTCGGAGTTCTCATTTGCCGTTTATATGAGAGGATTGCTAGGTAGTTTCAATCAGGAATTTCTTGGGCTCAGGGCAGGATACAAGAAGTTTATAAGGCTTGGTGAAACAGACGAGTTTGCCCAATCCAACACCAATCCTGTAATAGGTCTGAGGTTGAGTATCGAGCAGTTGCTGCCTCTCAACAATGGAGTCTATGAGAAATATTTACTCTCACCTGATTTCTTCATCAGGGTAAAGACCTCGTCTCTGCTCGGTCAGCATTCATACGGCGTAACTGCTGGTTCCCTTCAGCTGAGATTCCCATTGAGCAATGGTTCAGTACCGGTGGATCTCACAGCTTTTGTGGACGCCGTATTCTATCGCAATGACCCGACATCATGGGACATCATAGGTATGGACAACGTGATTGACTTCGGACTGAGTCTCGACCTCTCCATCCCCATGATCGGGGTGATTAGAGTAGGTTACGGATACAATTCTTACTTGTTTAGTGAAACTACAGAACCCTACTGGGGTACATTCTTTTTTGGCTTCGGGCCGGCATTTTAA
- a CDS encoding PHP domain-containing protein encodes MNQVLGEFYADFHIHSCLSPCGEITMTPGAVAERLQELGIDWVAITDHNSAGNVRVFSEVLGKYGIVVIPGIEIHTLEDVHLLAFFKSVDIAEAYSDWLNNLIPNISVDPEKFGYQLYVNDKDEFIAFEEKWLGQPANLKLKEAIRSVIEFGGFYVYSHIERKMGVIYQLGFIPMLEENNRITVEISRKESLKTYQADKRLNLIHSSDAHALQHLKPVMKVKAEGRNFNEFIKCMSDRKRVKLLWE; translated from the coding sequence GTGAATCAGGTGCTTGGAGAATTTTACGCCGATTTTCACATACACAGTTGCCTTTCACCCTGTGGGGAGATTACGATGACCCCCGGTGCAGTTGCAGAACGTCTACAAGAGCTGGGAATCGATTGGGTAGCCATAACAGATCACAACTCCGCTGGGAACGTGAGGGTCTTTTCGGAAGTACTTGGAAAATACGGTATTGTTGTTATACCTGGCATAGAAATTCATACCCTTGAAGACGTCCACCTCTTGGCTTTTTTTAAGTCTGTCGACATCGCTGAGGCATATTCAGATTGGCTGAACAACTTGATACCGAACATCTCAGTTGATCCGGAAAAGTTTGGTTACCAGCTTTATGTGAATGACAAAGATGAATTCATTGCATTTGAGGAAAAATGGCTCGGTCAGCCCGCTAATTTGAAGCTAAAAGAAGCTATTCGTTCTGTCATAGAGTTCGGTGGTTTTTACGTCTATTCTCATATAGAGAGAAAAATGGGAGTGATATACCAGCTGGGTTTTATTCCCATGCTCGAAGAAAACAATAGGATTACTGTGGAAATTTCGCGTAAAGAATCATTGAAAACTTATCAAGCAGACAAACGATTGAACTTAATACATTCTTCGGACGCTCATGCACTTCAGCATCTGAAACCGGTGATGAAAGTGAAAGCGGAGGGTAGAAATTTCAATGAGTTCATCAAGTGCATGTCCGACAGAAAGAGAGTGAAACTTCTATGGGAATGA
- a CDS encoding type I phosphomannose isomerase catalytic subunit, whose product MILRSEPVFSPRPWGNWKLNELYGVESDEPIGEVWLLSDIDSMKTPLKSGDGLHYPGEFIEEFCGRKINRFPLLIKFISTRDWLSVQVHPDDDTARKLEGEPWGKTECWYFTSRGKIAAGFKEKTLPEQIGPDSLSYFELDTGDFVGLPAGLVHALGPDSNLIEIQQASDITYRTYDWGRGRELHIEKAKKAIRPELRPKIIRGLKERVKLGFFSVTPAMEVTGTGIAVVIGEKPELFVVIKDRFSREHPFLWIIVEMRD is encoded by the coding sequence ATGATACTGCGCTCAGAACCTGTCTTTTCACCCAGACCCTGGGGAAATTGGAAGCTGAACGAACTGTACGGCGTAGAAAGTGATGAACCTATTGGAGAAGTATGGTTGCTTTCTGATATCGATAGCATGAAGACTCCGCTCAAGAGCGGGGATGGTTTACACTATCCCGGAGAGTTTATCGAAGAGTTTTGTGGAAGAAAGATCAACAGGTTCCCGCTGTTGATAAAGTTCATCTCCACCAGGGATTGGCTGTCGGTCCAGGTTCATCCTGATGATGATACAGCCCGGAAATTGGAAGGAGAACCGTGGGGTAAGACCGAATGCTGGTATTTCACCTCCCGGGGAAAAATTGCGGCCGGGTTCAAAGAAAAGACTCTCCCGGAACAGATCGGTCCGGATTCTCTTTCCTATTTCGAACTAGACACAGGCGATTTTGTGGGGCTTCCCGCTGGACTTGTCCACGCCCTCGGTCCTGATTCAAACCTTATAGAGATCCAGCAAGCTTCCGATATCACTTACAGGACCTACGATTGGGGTAGGGGCAGGGAATTGCACATCGAAAAGGCGAAGAAAGCGATCAGACCTGAACTGAGGCCAAAGATAATCAGGGGACTCAAAGAAAGGGTAAAACTCGGCTTTTTCAGTGTGACACCTGCAATGGAGGTCACCGGTACAGGAATTGCGGTAGTCATTGGAGAAAAGCCAGAACTCTTTGTCGTGATAAAAGATAGGTTCTCCCGAGAACATCCCTTTTTATGGATAATCGTCGAAATGAGGGATTGA
- a CDS encoding iron-sulfur binding hydrogenase: MFLKDLVANCGFNVVSGENLEVEIKDGYVGDLLSDVMGNAPDESIWLTVQSHVNILAVASITGIKAILLCNGLSYEEETIERAKENGIILLSTEKSSFRACVDLFKAGLR, from the coding sequence ATGTTCTTAAAAGACCTAGTGGCAAATTGTGGTTTCAACGTTGTGTCAGGCGAAAACCTCGAAGTGGAAATCAAAGATGGCTACGTTGGAGATCTACTTTCGGATGTAATGGGTAATGCCCCCGATGAATCGATATGGTTGACGGTTCAATCCCATGTCAACATTCTTGCCGTTGCAAGTATCACTGGCATCAAAGCCATCCTTTTATGTAATGGATTGAGCTACGAGGAAGAAACGATTGAAAGGGCCAAAGAGAACGGGATAATACTTCTTTCGACTGAGAAAAGCTCTTTTCGTGCTTGTGTAGATCTATTCAAAGCCGGCCTGAGGTGA
- the lexA gene encoding transcriptional repressor LexA, protein MTLTERQKEILEYIENFIKLNGYPPSIRDICRDFNIASPRGVAKHLEALEKKGYIERTGVSRGIRVIKQADGTSVTEENDVVMLPVVGVIAAGEAIQAIENHEDSIPVPLWMVRRGFEYYVLKVTGNSMIDSHIMNGDYVVIRKQEWANNGDIIVALIDGENATLKKYENDGPKIRLIPSNPEMLPIVVEADRVRIQGKLVGLLRWYR, encoded by the coding sequence GTGACACTCACGGAGCGTCAAAAAGAAATTTTAGAGTACATCGAGAACTTTATAAAGCTCAACGGGTATCCACCAAGCATCAGGGATATTTGCCGGGACTTCAACATCGCCTCTCCCCGTGGTGTTGCAAAACATCTGGAAGCTCTTGAGAAGAAGGGGTATATTGAACGCACCGGGGTATCGCGCGGAATCAGGGTAATCAAACAGGCCGACGGGACATCGGTCACCGAAGAAAATGATGTCGTTATGCTCCCCGTTGTTGGTGTAATTGCTGCAGGTGAAGCTATTCAGGCCATTGAAAACCACGAAGACTCCATACCCGTTCCACTATGGATGGTACGTCGGGGATTTGAGTATTATGTGCTGAAGGTAACTGGAAACAGCATGATCGATTCCCACATAATGAATGGAGATTACGTGGTAATAAGGAAGCAAGAATGGGCCAACAACGGTGATATAATCGTTGCTCTCATCGATGGAGAGAATGCCACGCTGAAAAAGTATGAAAATGACGGCCCCAAGATTAGACTGATTCCATCGAATCCTGAAATGCTTCCCATCGTTGTTGAAGCTGATAGAGTCAGGATACAGGGAAAACTCGTTGGTTTGCTAAGATGGTACAGATAG